One stretch of Fictibacillus sp. b24 DNA includes these proteins:
- a CDS encoding dihydrofolate reductase family protein, translating to MAKLIYHIAVTVDHFIADIDGKADDSIFLYSGDHVTDFLEDVKAYDAVLMGGKTYEYGFQFGLKPGEPSAFKDLKHYIFSSSMQFKSNEKVELVKGDAVDFVKNLIEKELGKLWLCGGGMLAGSLLNERLIDQVVLKVNPVMIGEGLPLFGEVKPHIKLELTDLKHFDNGVIKPTYNVNYS from the coding sequence GTGGCGAAGTTAATCTATCATATTGCAGTTACAGTGGATCACTTTATTGCGGATATCGATGGAAAAGCGGATGATTCGATCTTTTTGTATAGTGGCGATCATGTAACGGACTTTTTGGAAGACGTTAAGGCGTACGATGCTGTTCTTATGGGCGGGAAGACGTATGAATACGGATTTCAATTTGGTCTGAAACCAGGGGAGCCAAGTGCTTTTAAAGACTTAAAGCATTACATCTTTTCTAGCTCTATGCAGTTTAAATCCAATGAAAAGGTGGAGCTAGTGAAAGGTGATGCTGTTGATTTTGTTAAGAACCTTATAGAAAAGGAATTGGGTAAACTGTGGCTTTGCGGTGGTGGCATGCTGGCAGGTTCGTTGTTGAATGAAAGATTGATAGATCAGGTAGTTTTGAAAGTGAATCCAGTGATGATTGGTGAAGGGTTGCCATTGTTTGGTGAAGTGAAACCACATATTAAGCTGGAACTTACAGACTTGAAACACTTTGACAACGGAGTTATTAAACCAACGTATAATGTGAATTATTCTTAA
- a CDS encoding GNAT family N-acetyltransferase, with the protein MESITKANVSDAPEIHSLQRLAYISEAELYDNFEIEPLKQSVGDVEKAFEHNIVLKYIYHGKIVGSVRAYENEGICYIGRLMVHPDFQNRGIGKKLMKEVELMFAHCRYELFTGSKSVKNISFYEKLGYKGFKTQKLDREETVFLFMEKQE; encoded by the coding sequence ATGGAGTCTATTACTAAAGCCAATGTTTCAGATGCTCCAGAAATCCACTCGTTGCAAAGATTAGCTTATATAAGTGAAGCCGAACTGTATGATAATTTCGAGATAGAACCACTTAAACAATCTGTTGGGGATGTAGAAAAAGCATTTGAACACAATATTGTTTTAAAATACATATATCACGGAAAAATTGTCGGTTCAGTGAGGGCGTATGAAAACGAAGGAATTTGTTATATAGGAAGATTAATGGTCCATCCAGATTTCCAAAACAGAGGGATTGGAAAAAAGTTAATGAAAGAAGTAGAGCTTATGTTTGCTCATTGTCGCTATGAATTGTTTACCGGCAGTAAAAGTGTGAAAAACATCTCTTTTTATGAGAAGTTAGGCTACAAGGGTTTTAAAACTCAAAAGTTAGATCGGGAAGAAACCGTCTTTTTATTCATGGAAAAGCAAGAATAG
- a CDS encoding amidohydrolase family protein has product MKIIDAHMHFSNIESFKHTATNLSKLDYSYDGIVKEYEESGVVLGIAMGLTEKEVEGFPDPLAPTPMGIDLGSQIPENVVYCAGINPYHLGEKELAKLEETVQKPEVVGIKIYLGYYPYYAYDEVYQPVYKLAAKYELPVVFHTGDTYSERGLLKYSHPLTLDEVAVMHRDVNFMMAHFGDPWTLDGAEVVYKNRNMYADLSGLVVGTREDIARYKDSPRFFNHLRHALTFTDNYKKFLFGTDWPLVPVQPYIDFVKEIIPEEHHEDVFYNTAVKIFPKIRPFLK; this is encoded by the coding sequence ATGAAAATCATTGATGCGCATATGCATTTTTCAAACATTGAAAGCTTTAAACATACAGCAACGAACCTGTCCAAACTGGACTATTCTTATGACGGAATTGTAAAAGAGTATGAGGAATCGGGAGTTGTGCTAGGCATTGCGATGGGGCTAACGGAAAAAGAGGTAGAGGGTTTCCCGGACCCTCTAGCCCCAACGCCAATGGGTATCGATCTAGGTTCGCAGATTCCTGAAAATGTCGTGTATTGTGCAGGAATCAACCCATATCATCTCGGTGAAAAAGAATTAGCGAAACTTGAGGAAACGGTACAAAAGCCAGAGGTTGTCGGCATCAAAATCTACCTCGGATATTATCCGTATTACGCGTATGATGAAGTGTATCAGCCTGTTTACAAGCTAGCTGCCAAGTATGAATTGCCAGTTGTCTTTCACACAGGAGATACGTATTCTGAGAGAGGGTTGTTGAAGTACTCACATCCGTTGACGCTAGATGAAGTAGCGGTCATGCACCGTGATGTGAATTTTATGATGGCTCATTTCGGTGATCCGTGGACTTTGGACGGAGCAGAAGTTGTTTACAAGAATCGCAACATGTATGCCGATCTTTCAGGTCTTGTCGTTGGAACACGGGAAGATATTGCGAGATACAAAGATTCACCTCGCTTCTTCAACCATTTGCGACACGCGTTAACGTTTACGGATAACTATAAAAAGTTTTTGTTTGGAACGGATTGGCCGCTTGTGCCTGTTCAGCCTTACATTGATTTTGTAAAAGAAATCATACCTGAGGAACATCATGAGGATGTATTTTACAATACGGCTGTTAAGATTTTTCCAAAGATCAGACCTTTTCTAAAATAA
- a CDS encoding DUF1641 domain-containing protein → MAQPTTVVKKNLKTEEQIQQEKLADLQRALAEKDAALTKALDFIGELDKIGALEAANSMLVAKDKIASIALGQATREPVTNMINNLMGAAGVLTKMDPEVTAKMLDSVVTGVKSGENFVESDKKIGAFDLVKSLKDPDINRAIGFGLHFLKGMGQELKK, encoded by the coding sequence ATGGCACAACCAACAACCGTTGTAAAAAAGAACCTAAAAACCGAAGAACAGATTCAGCAGGAAAAGCTCGCCGATCTGCAAAGAGCGTTGGCAGAAAAAGATGCAGCGCTCACAAAGGCGCTCGATTTTATAGGGGAGCTTGATAAGATCGGCGCATTGGAAGCGGCGAACTCCATGCTTGTCGCCAAAGACAAGATTGCAAGTATCGCACTTGGCCAAGCAACCCGTGAACCTGTGACGAATATGATCAACAACCTGATGGGTGCTGCTGGCGTTTTGACGAAGATGGATCCTGAAGTGACGGCTAAGATGCTTGATAGTGTCGTTACTGGCGTTAAATCAGGAGAAAATTTTGTGGAGAGCGATAAAAAGATCGGAGCATTTGATCTTGTGAAGTCGCTGAAAGACCCTGATATTAACCGGGCGATTGGCTTTGGTCTTCACTTTTTGAAAGGCATGGGCCAAGAATTGAAGAAGTAA
- the fdhF gene encoding formate dehydrogenase subunit alpha — protein MIQISIDGKTYEAPFGTSILDIINKNELSHPQICYTPQVDPIETCDTCIVEVNGKLMRSCSTMALDGMSIERASTRAKDAQNQAMDRLLENHLLYCTVCDNNNGNCKLHNTAELMEIEHQSVPYSPKEEPVDIDMSHPFYRYDANQCITCGQCVEVCQNLQVNETLSIDWERERPRVIWDAGSSIDDSSCVSCGQCVTVCPCNALMEKSMLGEAGFMTGLKEDLLEPMVELVKEVEPGYSGIFAISEVEAAMRETRTKKTKTVCTFCGVGCSFEVWTKGRKILKVEPSEGPVNAISTCVKGKFGWDFVNSEERLTTPLIRKDGVFVESTWDEALNVIADKMTSIKEKHGSNALGFVSSSKITNEENYLMQKFARQVIGTNNVDNCSRYCQSPATDGLFRTVGMGGDAGTIQDIAEAGLVIVVGANPTEGHPVLATRVKRAHKLHGQKLIVADLRKHELAERSDIFMSPKQGTDQVWLMAVTKYMIDKGWHDQKFIEENVHYLEEFKEVLDKYTLEYAEEITGLSQETIIDVAKMIRDADGTCVLWGMGVTQNTGGSDTSAAISNLLLATGNYRRPGAGAYPLRGHNNVQGACDMGTLPAWLPGYQHITDDIARAKFEKAYGVTIDSKPGKDNIQMVEGIGTGEIKSMYLVGEDMALVDSNSNHVHEMLSQLEFFVVQDIFLTKTAQYADVVLPAAPSLEKEGTFTNTERRVQRLYQALPTTGGSRPDWEIIQAIAIRMGADWNYSHPSEIFEEMAGLAPLFGEANYDVLEGWGSFLWGDFSGKSTPLLYTEGFNFPDKKARFALSDWMHPAEFPEEFDLHINNGRMLEHFHEGNLTNKSKGIQHKVPDVFVEVSPALAEERGVIDGSVVRLISPFGAVKLNALVTDRVKNNELYLPMNSVNNETAINFLTGPAVDHRTHTPAYKQTKVRMEIISREGEVKLPGNNPRNKKRYPQNGVEVQRKWNRPGYVHLTDEV, from the coding sequence ATGATTCAAATTTCAATAGACGGAAAAACATATGAAGCCCCATTTGGTACGTCCATTCTCGATATCATCAATAAAAACGAACTCTCTCATCCTCAAATCTGCTATACACCACAAGTGGATCCGATTGAAACGTGTGATACGTGTATCGTTGAGGTGAATGGCAAGCTGATGCGGTCTTGTTCTACGATGGCGCTCGATGGCATGAGTATCGAACGAGCATCAACACGAGCGAAAGATGCGCAAAATCAGGCGATGGATCGCTTACTCGAAAACCACCTTCTCTATTGCACGGTCTGCGATAACAACAACGGTAATTGTAAGCTGCACAACACAGCTGAGCTGATGGAAATTGAACATCAATCAGTTCCCTACTCGCCAAAAGAAGAGCCGGTTGATATTGACATGTCTCACCCGTTTTATAGATATGATGCAAATCAATGTATCACATGCGGTCAGTGTGTGGAGGTGTGTCAAAATTTGCAGGTGAACGAAACCCTTTCAATAGACTGGGAACGAGAACGCCCTCGCGTGATCTGGGATGCTGGATCGAGTATCGACGATTCCTCATGTGTCAGCTGCGGACAGTGTGTGACGGTTTGTCCGTGTAACGCCCTGATGGAAAAATCGATGCTTGGTGAAGCTGGGTTTATGACGGGATTAAAAGAAGATCTGCTTGAGCCAATGGTTGAACTTGTAAAAGAAGTCGAACCTGGCTATAGTGGTATTTTTGCTATCTCTGAAGTGGAAGCAGCAATGCGTGAAACACGTACGAAAAAGACAAAGACCGTTTGTACATTCTGTGGTGTTGGCTGTTCGTTCGAAGTATGGACAAAAGGCAGAAAGATTTTAAAAGTGGAACCAAGTGAAGGTCCTGTAAACGCGATCTCCACTTGTGTAAAAGGAAAGTTCGGCTGGGATTTTGTAAATAGCGAAGAGCGACTCACTACCCCGCTTATTCGAAAAGACGGCGTGTTTGTGGAATCTACTTGGGACGAAGCGTTAAACGTGATTGCTGATAAGATGACATCGATAAAAGAAAAGCACGGCAGCAACGCACTTGGTTTTGTTTCTTCATCTAAAATTACAAACGAAGAAAACTATTTGATGCAAAAGTTTGCCCGTCAAGTCATTGGAACGAACAACGTGGACAACTGCTCCCGTTATTGCCAGTCTCCTGCAACGGATGGATTGTTCCGCACGGTTGGTATGGGTGGTGATGCTGGTACGATTCAAGATATCGCGGAAGCAGGCCTCGTGATCGTTGTTGGTGCGAACCCGACAGAAGGTCATCCCGTTCTAGCCACTCGCGTGAAGCGTGCGCATAAGCTTCATGGACAAAAGTTGATCGTAGCTGATCTTCGCAAACACGAACTTGCTGAACGCTCTGATATTTTCATGAGTCCGAAGCAAGGAACAGATCAAGTTTGGCTGATGGCCGTTACGAAGTATATGATCGATAAAGGCTGGCATGATCAGAAATTTATTGAAGAGAACGTTCATTATTTAGAAGAATTTAAAGAAGTACTTGATAAATATACACTTGAATACGCAGAAGAAATTACAGGTCTATCACAAGAAACGATCATTGATGTAGCGAAAATGATTCGTGACGCCGACGGCACATGTGTCCTTTGGGGCATGGGTGTTACGCAAAACACTGGCGGAAGTGATACGTCTGCTGCCATCTCAAACTTACTATTAGCAACCGGAAACTATCGCCGTCCTGGTGCTGGCGCTTATCCATTACGCGGCCACAACAACGTTCAAGGGGCATGTGATATGGGAACTCTTCCTGCTTGGTTGCCAGGTTATCAGCATATTACCGATGACATTGCTCGTGCGAAGTTTGAAAAAGCGTATGGCGTAACGATTGACAGCAAACCTGGTAAGGACAACATTCAAATGGTCGAAGGAATCGGTACTGGCGAGATCAAATCGATGTACTTGGTCGGTGAAGATATGGCCTTAGTGGATTCCAACTCCAATCACGTTCATGAAATGCTGAGTCAGCTTGAATTCTTCGTTGTTCAAGATATCTTTTTAACGAAAACCGCTCAGTACGCAGACGTTGTCTTGCCAGCTGCTCCTTCTCTTGAAAAAGAAGGAACGTTTACGAATACAGAACGCCGCGTTCAACGCTTGTATCAAGCACTGCCAACAACAGGCGGATCGCGACCTGACTGGGAGATCATTCAGGCCATCGCAATCAGAATGGGTGCTGATTGGAACTACAGTCATCCAAGTGAAATTTTTGAAGAGATGGCTGGGCTGGCTCCACTTTTTGGTGAAGCAAACTATGATGTGTTGGAAGGCTGGGGCAGCTTCCTTTGGGGTGATTTTAGCGGAAAGAGTACACCGCTTCTTTACACAGAAGGCTTTAACTTCCCTGATAAAAAAGCTCGTTTCGCACTATCTGACTGGATGCATCCAGCGGAGTTTCCGGAAGAGTTCGATCTTCATATCAACAACGGACGCATGCTCGAACATTTTCATGAAGGAAACTTAACGAACAAATCAAAAGGGATTCAGCACAAGGTTCCAGATGTGTTTGTTGAAGTATCACCTGCTCTTGCAGAAGAACGTGGTGTGATCGACGGATCGGTTGTTCGATTGATATCACCATTTGGAGCCGTGAAGTTGAACGCACTCGTAACCGATCGTGTGAAAAACAACGAGCTGTATCTGCCGATGAACTCGGTAAACAACGAAACTGCCATTAACTTTTTAACAGGTCCAGCAGTTGATCACCGAACACATACACCAGCTTACAAGCAGACGAAAGTACGGATGGAGATCATCAGCCGTGAAGGTGAAGTGAAGCTTCCTGGCAACAATCCGAGAAATAAAAAACGTTATCCGCAGAACGGTGTAGAAGTTCAGAGAAAATGGAACCGTCCAGGCTATGTTCACCTGACGGATGAAGTGTAA
- the lysS gene encoding lysine--tRNA ligase gives MHWAYRIAEELIRKNPDRETFVCASGISPSGSVHIGNFREVVTTYFVVRALQKLGKKTRFIFSWDDFDRFRKVPKNVDAYFEKYIGMPYSEIPCPFGCHNSYAEHFEKEFEQSLGQFGIVPEFIYQSEEYQSRRYNAQIVHTLHNRKQIYDILTAFKTGEPSVEERESFYPINVYCEICRKDTVYVKDFQNETLKYTCSCGHSNSIEVSAATNIKLNWKVDWPMRWMTENVVFEPGGRDHSSATGSYRVSKEIVSDIFNHHAPEYEPYDFISIKGTGAKMSSSSGNNITPGELLKIYTPEVILFMFAKYQPNSSFHIGLDEDVIRNYTEYERYSHAEVGLLKEEIGAALELSSMTSVTRRAPRFSHVASILPLVNFEASLVRDVLRRTGEEYTLEEVKEVCVRAEYWLRNWCPERVLHVNEEKNSEYFGSLTDTEKGWLEGFVNVLQDEAGLPDDELMRKIYDVCHVDDQKMKKNNQKRLFSIIYQLVLNSSSGPRIPLLLHSVGKERLIALLRQ, from the coding sequence ATGCATTGGGCATATCGAATAGCAGAAGAATTAATTAGAAAAAATCCAGATCGTGAGACTTTTGTTTGTGCGTCGGGCATTAGCCCATCCGGTTCCGTTCATATCGGGAATTTTCGTGAAGTGGTTACCACTTATTTTGTGGTGAGAGCATTGCAAAAGCTGGGAAAGAAAACACGTTTCATTTTTTCATGGGACGATTTTGATCGATTTCGTAAAGTACCTAAGAACGTGGACGCGTATTTTGAGAAATATATAGGCATGCCATACTCTGAGATTCCATGCCCGTTTGGATGCCACAATTCGTACGCAGAGCATTTTGAAAAAGAATTCGAGCAGTCATTGGGTCAGTTCGGCATCGTTCCTGAGTTTATCTACCAAAGCGAGGAGTACCAATCAAGAAGATACAATGCACAAATTGTCCACACTCTTCACAATCGCAAGCAAATATATGATATTCTCACGGCATTTAAAACAGGTGAACCGAGTGTTGAAGAGCGAGAGAGCTTTTATCCAATAAATGTGTATTGTGAAATTTGCAGAAAAGATACGGTATACGTTAAAGATTTTCAGAATGAAACACTGAAATATACATGTTCATGTGGTCATTCAAATTCTATTGAAGTCTCTGCTGCTACAAACATCAAGCTGAATTGGAAAGTGGATTGGCCGATGAGATGGATGACAGAGAACGTGGTGTTTGAACCAGGTGGGAGGGACCATTCCTCCGCTACTGGAAGTTACAGAGTTTCAAAGGAAATTGTTTCTGATATCTTTAACCATCATGCGCCAGAGTATGAACCGTATGATTTTATCAGCATTAAAGGCACCGGTGCTAAAATGTCGAGTTCTTCGGGAAACAATATCACGCCCGGAGAACTGTTGAAAATTTATACACCCGAAGTCATTCTTTTCATGTTTGCAAAATATCAGCCGAACTCTTCTTTTCATATCGGATTGGATGAAGATGTGATCCGAAACTATACGGAATATGAGAGGTATAGCCATGCTGAAGTAGGGCTGCTGAAAGAAGAGATAGGAGCTGCTCTGGAGTTGTCATCTATGACTTCTGTAACACGACGAGCGCCAAGGTTTAGTCATGTTGCGAGCATCTTACCGCTTGTAAATTTTGAAGCATCATTAGTGCGTGACGTATTGAGAAGAACAGGTGAGGAGTATACGTTGGAAGAGGTAAAAGAAGTTTGTGTCCGGGCGGAGTATTGGCTGAGAAACTGGTGTCCTGAGAGAGTGCTTCATGTTAATGAAGAAAAGAATTCAGAATACTTTGGTTCACTGACTGATACGGAGAAAGGGTGGCTTGAAGGATTTGTGAATGTTTTGCAAGATGAAGCTGGACTGCCAGATGACGAGCTGATGAGGAAAATATACGATGTTTGTCATGTGGATGATCAAAAAATGAAGAAAAACAACCAAAAAAGGTTGTTCAGCATTATCTATCAGCTTGTTTTGAACAGCAGCAGCGGTCCGCGCATACCGTTACTTCTTCATTCAGTAGGGAAAGAGCGGTTGATTGCTTTATTACGACAATGA
- a CDS encoding HIT domain-containing protein, which produces MNDFYCEEVLSGKTTVEKVLETKNVLAYYHTSPFYPIHIVTIPKKHITSLLDLKEEDNELILEMIKVIKEVTAIVTKEHGACKVITNIGNYQDSKHLHWHIVSGKPKV; this is translated from the coding sequence ATGAATGATTTTTATTGTGAAGAAGTGTTGAGTGGAAAGACTACGGTAGAAAAAGTGTTAGAAACGAAAAATGTCTTGGCTTATTATCATACCAGTCCCTTTTACCCGATACATATTGTAACGATACCAAAGAAACACATTACATCTCTTCTTGATCTTAAAGAAGAGGATAACGAACTGATACTCGAAATGATAAAAGTGATTAAAGAAGTAACAGCTATAGTGACGAAAGAACATGGAGCTTGTAAAGTAATTACCAACATAGGAAATTACCAAGACTCTAAACATCTTCATTGGCATATTGTGTCGGGAAAGCCAAAGGTATAG
- a CDS encoding DUF2294 domain-containing protein encodes MSKKVHDFNDIIRKLRKNLLGKGPEKIHTVFVENMAISTMYGNLTPTEKFIARTAEGKEMVHAARTRLIQDVYAKAPPDGLEDVTGAKFVHLFSDFKVDEDMAVSVFVFDKPIA; translated from the coding sequence ATGTCTAAGAAAGTGCATGATTTCAATGATATTATCCGTAAACTGCGAAAGAATCTGTTAGGAAAAGGACCTGAAAAAATTCATACAGTCTTTGTAGAAAACATGGCGATCTCAACCATGTACGGCAATCTAACGCCTACGGAAAAATTTATTGCCAGAACGGCAGAGGGCAAGGAAATGGTGCATGCTGCAAGAACACGCCTCATTCAAGACGTTTACGCAAAAGCACCGCCAGATGGGTTAGAAGATGTAACAGGAGCAAAGTTTGTTCATCTGTTTTCTGACTTTAAAGTGGATGAAGACATGGCCGTTTCCGTGTTTGTATTTGATAAACCGATTGCATAG
- the fdhD gene encoding formate dehydrogenase accessory sulfurtransferase FdhD, whose protein sequence is MKPVVTKRKILQFKNGEASSAEDTIVTELPVTIKINGEEFVTMVCSPEYIEDMVVGYLASEGIIRNYKDIKDIWVQEDGSYVHVTTDRLNPLFRNLQNKRYITSCCGMSRQGFVFASDALTAKSMNDVRVKVTPQDCFRLMREMQSGAGVFQETGGVHNAALCDVNGIVLSRMDIGRHNALDKIYGYCLRNNIFIGNKIIVFSGRISSEILLKVAKIGCEIVLSKSAPTEFALQSAEELGITTVGFIRGGSMNVYTRPERIITE, encoded by the coding sequence ATGAAGCCTGTTGTAACAAAGCGCAAAATTCTGCAGTTCAAGAATGGGGAGGCGTCCAGTGCGGAAGATACGATTGTAACCGAACTTCCGGTAACCATTAAGATCAATGGAGAAGAGTTCGTAACGATGGTGTGCAGCCCGGAATACATTGAGGACATGGTGGTTGGTTACCTCGCATCAGAAGGTATTATCCGAAACTATAAAGATATTAAAGACATATGGGTGCAAGAGGACGGAAGCTATGTTCATGTGACGACCGATCGGCTGAATCCTCTCTTTCGAAATCTGCAGAATAAAAGATACATAACGTCATGTTGCGGAATGAGCCGGCAAGGATTTGTATTCGCCAGTGACGCGCTGACGGCAAAATCGATGAATGATGTCCGAGTTAAGGTAACACCTCAGGACTGTTTCCGATTGATGCGAGAGATGCAGAGTGGAGCAGGTGTTTTTCAAGAAACAGGCGGTGTGCATAACGCTGCACTTTGTGATGTTAACGGAATCGTGCTGAGCCGAATGGACATCGGTCGGCATAATGCGCTCGATAAAATATACGGATACTGTTTAAGAAATAATATTTTCATAGGGAATAAGATTATAGTGTTTAGCGGCCGGATATCGTCGGAGATCTTGTTGAAGGTAGCGAAAATTGGCTGTGAGATCGTGCTGTCAAAATCCGCTCCAACGGAATTTGCGCTGCAATCGGCCGAAGAGCTTGGAATTACGACGGTTGGGTTTATCCGTGGGGGTTCTATGAATGTGTATACACGGCCTGAGAGGATTATTACGGAGTGA
- a CDS encoding VOC family protein, whose product MNQPLIQEMHYFRMPVTELQESVKWYTEHLGFQLKHRSEDLAVVELQSGPLLILVKADQNSRGHFTVNGQSEFSVAFTTSDIQQLHSSFKEQGIQVDEIKEDNGHLYFHFFDPSGNKLQVHN is encoded by the coding sequence ATGAATCAGCCACTTATTCAAGAAATGCATTATTTTAGAATGCCCGTTACAGAACTCCAGGAATCTGTTAAATGGTACACCGAACATTTAGGATTTCAATTAAAACATCGTAGCGAGGACTTGGCCGTTGTAGAATTACAATCAGGTCCTCTATTAATCTTAGTAAAAGCAGACCAAAACTCTCGAGGACATTTTACGGTAAACGGACAGAGTGAATTTTCTGTGGCATTTACCACCTCTGACATCCAACAGCTTCACTCCTCTTTCAAAGAACAAGGAATACAGGTCGATGAGATAAAGGAAGACAATGGACATCTCTATTTTCACTTTTTTGATCCTAGCGGAAACAAACTTCAAGTACATAATTAG